From Virgibacillus natechei, the proteins below share one genomic window:
- the ruvA gene encoding Holliday junction branch migration protein RuvA yields MIAYIRGNLTYIQEDSVVVEVHGVGYEIVCANPFVFQSSLNKEVQINTYHYVREDIQVLYGFKNEDEKYLFTKLILVSGIGPKGALAILASVDVDEFVSAIEREDDKFLTSFPGVGKKTARQIILDLKGKLTAMLTISNQTDTHEGRETNGTEQLMEAQEALKALGYTEREIKAVIPELQKENSTNTDEIIRKALALLMKS; encoded by the coding sequence ATGATAGCATATATAAGGGGAAATCTTACATATATACAAGAGGATTCAGTTGTGGTAGAGGTTCATGGTGTTGGTTATGAGATAGTTTGCGCAAATCCTTTCGTGTTCCAGTCCTCATTAAATAAGGAAGTACAGATTAATACCTATCACTATGTAAGAGAAGATATACAAGTGTTGTATGGCTTTAAAAATGAAGATGAAAAGTATCTCTTCACAAAACTAATATTGGTATCTGGAATTGGCCCTAAAGGCGCCTTAGCGATATTAGCTTCTGTTGATGTAGATGAATTTGTTTCTGCTATTGAACGAGAAGACGACAAGTTTCTAACAAGCTTTCCAGGCGTTGGCAAAAAAACAGCAAGACAGATTATTTTGGATTTGAAAGGTAAATTGACCGCCATGCTAACTATATCGAATCAAACAGACACGCATGAAGGCAGGGAAACAAATGGAACAGAGCAATTAATGGAAGCGCAGGAAGCATTGAAGGCGCTAGGTTATACAGAGCGAGAAATTAAAGCTGTTATTCCTGAATTGCAAAAAGAAAATAGTACAAATACAGATGAAATTATTCGTAAGGCACTAGCATTATTAATGAAAAGTT
- a CDS encoding YebC/PmpR family DNA-binding transcriptional regulator encodes MAGHSKWKNIQRRKNAQDAKRGKTFMRHAKEIYIAAKQDGGDPGMNPTLRTAIDKAKADNMPNENIERNINKATGNLNGAGYEEITYEGYGPGGVAVVVNALTDNKNRTASEVRSAFKKNDGNLGENGSVLFMFDRKGYIVIVNEGDAIDEDEMTLEAIEAGAEDIVTQDGAYEIYTTPEAFQEVVDHLTKGGYTIEDSEVTFIPQTYNRLAEDDEEKMLNLIEALEESEDVQDIYHNLEESS; translated from the coding sequence ATGGCTGGTCATTCTAAGTGGAAAAATATACAGAGAAGAAAAAACGCACAGGATGCTAAACGAGGTAAAACATTCATGCGTCATGCGAAAGAAATCTATATTGCAGCGAAACAGGATGGTGGAGATCCAGGTATGAACCCTACATTGAGAACTGCAATTGATAAGGCTAAGGCGGACAACATGCCAAATGAAAACATTGAACGAAATATTAATAAAGCAACAGGTAACTTGAATGGAGCAGGTTATGAAGAGATCACCTATGAAGGTTATGGACCAGGGGGAGTTGCTGTTGTTGTGAATGCACTAACCGATAATAAAAACCGTACTGCATCAGAAGTCAGAAGTGCATTTAAGAAGAATGATGGTAATTTAGGTGAAAATGGCAGTGTATTATTTATGTTTGATCGAAAAGGATACATCGTTATTGTGAATGAAGGCGATGCAATTGACGAGGATGAAATGACGTTGGAAGCAATTGAGGCAGGAGCTGAAGATATTGTTACGCAAGATGGTGCATATGAGATTTACACAACTCCAGAAGCTTTTCAAGAAGTTGTGGACCATCTAACCAAAGGCGGATACACAATTGAGGACAGCGAAGTCACCTTTATTCCTCAAACCTATAATCGTTTAGCTGAAGACGACGAAGAAAAGATGTTGAATTTAATTGAAGCATTAGAGGAAAGTGAAGACGTCCAGGATATTTATCACAACTTAGAGGAATCGAGTTAA
- a CDS encoding YhcN/YlaJ family sporulation lipoprotein: MYQKILIPLLLLTIFMVACGNTDENTQDTEENLNTSPMHYETEGEQANRLDKRGQTIGEQGGYRQSNQEGVNASDYSGGYSDPYTNEETERLATELKNRNDVVQAQVTTLDDRVVVAVKLKEKYVKHNITESLETDISEMMPDKEIVLYTDQVYWEQRKNLNARSGSEENYYDVEDYIADFFHRND; the protein is encoded by the coding sequence ATGTATCAGAAGATCTTAATACCTTTACTGTTATTGACTATTTTTATGGTGGCATGTGGCAATACGGATGAGAACACGCAAGATACAGAGGAAAATTTAAATACTTCTCCAATGCATTACGAGACTGAAGGGGAACAAGCAAACAGGTTAGACAAACGCGGCCAAACAATTGGCGAACAAGGTGGTTATCGACAGAGTAATCAAGAAGGGGTTAATGCTTCGGATTATAGCGGAGGTTACTCTGATCCATATACAAATGAAGAAACAGAAAGGCTCGCTACTGAATTGAAAAATCGAAACGATGTTGTTCAAGCCCAAGTTACTACATTAGACGACCGCGTAGTTGTAGCAGTTAAATTAAAAGAAAAATATGTTAAACACAATATAACGGAATCACTTGAAACTGATATTAGTGAAATGATGCCCGATAAAGAAATTGTTCTATATACAGATCAAGTCTACTGGGAGCAAAGGAAAAATTTAAATGCTAGGTCTGGAAGCGAAGAGAATTATTATGATGTAGAAGATTATATTGCTGATTTTTTTCATAGGAATGATTAA
- the nadE gene encoding NAD(+) synthase — protein sequence MEKEVDQIVQWLQQTVKNAGVNGLVVGVSGGIDSAVAAHLMKRAFPDDSLGVMLPIQTKSSDIDDAKNVIKNVGIDSITVDLTQTHDDMYSQITSKLNEKDQFNVDSDQLAGANLRARLRMSTLYALAANYNYLVVGTDNAAEWYIGYFTKYGDGGADILPLVEYTKQEVRDMAAYLGVPDKLVNKVASADLWEGQTDEDEIGTTYAKIDAYLKGEKIPEEDKKIIENLHKSSAHKRDPLPQFNRSK from the coding sequence ATGGAAAAAGAAGTAGATCAGATTGTACAGTGGTTGCAGCAGACAGTAAAGAATGCAGGTGTAAACGGTTTAGTAGTAGGTGTAAGTGGTGGAATTGACTCCGCAGTTGCTGCGCATCTCATGAAACGGGCGTTTCCTGATGATTCATTAGGAGTAATGTTGCCGATTCAAACGAAATCATCTGATATCGATGATGCCAAAAACGTTATAAAAAACGTTGGAATTGACTCCATTACCGTCGACCTAACCCAAACTCATGATGATATGTATTCACAAATTACATCTAAGTTAAATGAAAAAGATCAATTTAATGTTGATAGTGATCAGTTAGCAGGGGCTAATCTTAGAGCCAGATTACGTATGAGTACGTTATACGCTTTAGCAGCAAATTATAATTATTTAGTTGTTGGAACAGACAATGCTGCTGAATGGTATATAGGCTATTTCACCAAATACGGTGACGGAGGAGCTGATATTTTGCCACTCGTTGAGTACACGAAACAAGAAGTACGAGACATGGCAGCATATTTAGGCGTTCCAGATAAACTGGTTAACAAAGTAGCTAGTGCAGATTTATGGGAAGGGCAAACGGACGAAGATGAGATAGGTACAACGTATGCCAAAATTGATGCATATTTGAAAGGTGAAAAGATCCCTGAGGAAGATAAAAAAATTATCGAGAATTTGCACAAGAGCTCAGCACATAAACGAGATCCACTACCTCAATTTAACAGAAGTAAATGA
- a CDS encoding phosphotransferase: MNNPNLTQRDEVKDRLSSFLFKEGGLSIHDLFCINFTVFYIQTTDGEEFLLKRHNKKDSVEQQWDFFTGIGKSNVIPFQGYPNGRKIISMNNYYWTISPFIQGKKLDYNSTEDRKQVVTSLQEFHYRAQGIHLEKPLTKELLFIRWYQRLLLFKKTSSIFKENGFENLYKDIVQTTVTHLRFVTQFPWEEYERKAKNQGRWIHGDVASHNFLRNKTDKRTYLIDFDLLQCTTPLYDYIQLGQRFLPYLRWDPEKLLSFKMVQDSEIKPWLYAVFIPSDILREWLHFLYKKPVSSPSHYLSQMEKTWVKRQDFVKNAKLMLN, encoded by the coding sequence ATGAATAATCCCAATCTTACACAAAGAGACGAAGTTAAAGATCGTCTCTCTTCTTTTTTGTTTAAAGAGGGAGGATTGTCTATTCACGATCTTTTTTGTATAAATTTTACCGTTTTCTATATTCAAACGACTGACGGTGAGGAATTTTTATTGAAAAGACATAATAAAAAAGACAGTGTTGAACAGCAATGGGATTTCTTTACCGGAATTGGAAAGTCCAACGTTATTCCTTTTCAAGGCTATCCAAATGGCAGAAAAATAATAAGTATGAATAATTATTATTGGACAATTTCTCCATTTATTCAAGGGAAGAAATTAGACTATAATAGTACAGAGGATCGAAAACAAGTGGTAACGAGTCTGCAGGAATTCCATTATAGAGCACAAGGGATTCATTTAGAAAAACCCTTAACAAAAGAGTTGTTGTTCATTCGATGGTATCAGCGACTATTATTATTTAAGAAGACATCCTCCATTTTCAAAGAAAATGGTTTTGAAAATCTATATAAGGATATAGTACAAACAACAGTCACTCATTTGCGGTTTGTAACTCAATTTCCGTGGGAAGAATATGAAAGAAAAGCTAAAAATCAAGGGAGGTGGATACATGGAGATGTAGCGTCTCATAACTTTCTAAGAAATAAAACAGACAAAAGAACGTATCTAATTGATTTTGATTTATTACAATGCACCACCCCTTTGTATGATTATATCCAACTAGGCCAACGATTTCTTCCCTATTTAAGGTGGGATCCAGAAAAACTTCTATCCTTTAAGATGGTCCAAGATAGCGAAATTAAACCATGGTTGTATGCGGTCTTTATTCCGAGTGATATACTAAGAGAATGGTTACACTTCCTGTACAAGAAACCTGTATCTTCACCCTCTCATTATTTATCTCAAATGGAAAAAACATGGGTGAAACGACAGGATTTTGTGAAAAACGCTAAACTAATGCTAAACTAA
- the safA gene encoding SafA/ExsA family spore coat assembly protein: protein MKIHIVQKGDTLWEISKDYGVDFEEVKQLNSQFSSPDMIMPGMKVKIPGSSKTVKQKPDTQHPYKDTTPKKMPVITEDDKAKPKALKPEIPVQPLPQMPISKEKPMPISKEKQMPIEQEKPMPIPKEKPMLIEKDKQQMPVMQQKFHHHTTVNFPKMPQYTKPQEELPIKEKEHIKPQMLPEPQPQPMHMLPMCCHVVHPYYPPIPFPAMGALPEAYGPPQHPMVHPDPSFQMAGPPMQKEDCGCNKRVPSQHHQMMPFGDEFQHYQPDFNSQQSMPQQMPPKMPEKMPQSMPQQQVPPNNMYPPHFGNHGTMDNHPYPTPPAYPEFSTPHYREDEDPDLNE from the coding sequence TTGAAAATACACATTGTTCAAAAAGGCGATACATTGTGGGAAATATCTAAAGATTACGGAGTGGATTTCGAGGAGGTTAAACAACTTAATTCGCAATTCTCCAGTCCAGACATGATCATGCCAGGTATGAAGGTGAAGATCCCCGGTTCATCAAAAACAGTGAAACAGAAACCAGACACGCAGCATCCGTACAAAGACACTACTCCAAAAAAAATGCCGGTTATTACAGAAGACGATAAAGCAAAGCCAAAAGCATTAAAACCGGAAATTCCAGTCCAGCCATTACCACAAATGCCAATTTCAAAGGAAAAACCGATGCCGATTTCAAAAGAAAAGCAAATGCCAATCGAACAAGAAAAACCGATGCCAATTCCAAAAGAAAAACCAATGCTAATCGAAAAGGATAAACAACAAATGCCTGTAATGCAGCAGAAGTTCCACCACCATACAACCGTCAATTTTCCAAAAATGCCACAATATACGAAGCCACAAGAAGAATTACCTATAAAAGAAAAAGAACATATTAAACCACAAATGTTACCAGAGCCACAACCTCAACCAATGCATATGCTTCCAATGTGTTGTCATGTTGTGCATCCTTATTACCCACCCATTCCGTTTCCTGCCATGGGGGCGTTGCCAGAAGCTTACGGTCCGCCGCAGCATCCAATGGTACATCCAGACCCATCTTTCCAAATGGCAGGTCCTCCCATGCAAAAGGAGGATTGTGGTTGCAATAAACGCGTCCCATCCCAGCACCACCAAATGATGCCATTTGGAGATGAATTTCAGCATTACCAACCGGATTTTAATTCGCAACAATCCATGCCACAACAAATGCCGCCGAAAATGCCAGAAAAAATGCCGCAATCCATGCCACAACAACAAGTGCCACCAAATAACATGTATCCACCACATTTTGGCAACCACGGTACAATGGATAATCATCCATATCCAACGCCACCAGCTTATCCGGAATTTTCAACACCTCATTACAGAGAAGATGAGGATCCTGATTTAAATGAATAA
- the pheA gene encoding prephenate dehydratase, translating to MTTIGYLGPKGTFTKLAVDTAFNGENKQSFDTIPECIDAVDQNQIDIGVVPLENAIEGTVQLTVDYLVHKVRLPIMAEIVVPIQQHLLVHPAFSGELSEITEVHSHSHAIAQCHQYIHQHLASSTIHFAASTGKAAEMVGESSSSVAAIGNKLAAEEYGLKIAAENIHDYSNNHTRFVVLTKDKQQMAIKHPVQSDKTTLLITLPSDHSGALHQVLSAFAWRKMNLSKIESRPTKTGLGNYFFIVDVDQPFDDVLFPGVKAELEALGCQVNILGTYPVYHMNI from the coding sequence TTGACTACAATAGGATATTTAGGTCCTAAGGGGACATTTACAAAGTTAGCAGTGGATACTGCTTTTAATGGGGAAAATAAACAAAGCTTTGATACGATACCTGAATGTATAGATGCTGTTGATCAAAATCAAATAGATATTGGTGTAGTTCCATTGGAAAACGCGATAGAGGGGACGGTGCAATTAACGGTAGATTACCTTGTCCATAAAGTAAGGTTACCTATAATGGCGGAAATAGTAGTTCCAATACAGCAACATTTACTTGTACATCCTGCATTTTCGGGTGAACTCTCTGAAATTACAGAAGTTCATTCTCATAGTCATGCTATAGCACAATGTCATCAGTATATACATCAGCATTTAGCAAGTTCAACGATTCATTTTGCAGCTTCAACAGGGAAGGCAGCTGAAATGGTAGGTGAAAGTAGTAGTTCCGTAGCTGCTATCGGAAATAAGTTGGCAGCCGAGGAGTATGGATTGAAAATAGCTGCAGAAAACATTCATGATTATTCAAATAATCATACGCGCTTTGTTGTATTAACAAAGGATAAACAGCAGATGGCTATTAAACATCCTGTGCAGTCCGATAAAACGACCCTTTTAATTACCTTACCTAGCGATCATTCAGGTGCATTACATCAAGTTTTATCAGCTTTCGCATGGCGGAAAATGAACTTATCAAAAATTGAATCAAGGCCAACGAAAACAGGGCTGGGAAATTATTTCTTTATCGTGGATGTTGATCAACCGTTCGATGATGTCCTTTTTCCTGGTGTGAAGGCAGAATTAGAAGCACTGGGATGTCAAGTCAATATATTAGGGACATACCCCGTTTATCATATGAATATTTAA
- the obgE gene encoding GTPase ObgE, which produces MFVDQVSVYVKAGDGGNGLVAYRREKYVPKGGPAGGDAGNGADIIFEVDEGLNTLMDFRYNRQFKGKRGENGMSKNQHGKNATSLIIPVPPGTTVIDEETDEVIADLTTHEQQAVIVKGGRGGRGNSRFATPRNPAPDMAENGEPGQEKNIKVELKLLADVGLVGFPSVGKSTFISVVSAAKPKIADYHFTTLAPNLGVVDTSDQRSFVMADLPGLIEGAHEGVGLGHRFLRHIERTRVIVHVVDMAKIEERDPYDDYVKINQELKEYDPKLMDRPQIIAANKMDMPGAEENLQDFKEQLGEDLPIYKISALTKEGLRDILFAIADTLDEIPKVATEIQPTEEKVVYRYQVEDAPFQISRDPDGAFVLSGEKIEKLFKMTDFARDEAVQRFSRQLRGMGVDEELRKRGANDGDTIRLLDFEFEFIE; this is translated from the coding sequence ATGTTTGTAGATCAGGTAAGCGTATATGTGAAGGCTGGTGACGGTGGTAATGGGCTCGTAGCATATCGTCGTGAGAAATATGTTCCAAAAGGTGGCCCTGCTGGCGGTGACGCTGGTAATGGGGCTGACATAATTTTTGAGGTTGATGAAGGGCTTAACACATTAATGGATTTTCGCTATAATCGTCAGTTTAAAGGTAAACGTGGCGAAAATGGGATGAGTAAAAATCAGCATGGTAAAAATGCTACATCTTTGATTATTCCAGTGCCTCCAGGAACTACTGTCATAGATGAAGAAACAGATGAAGTGATAGCAGACTTAACAACCCATGAACAACAGGCTGTTATCGTTAAAGGTGGCCGTGGTGGCCGTGGAAATTCGCGTTTTGCTACACCACGTAATCCTGCGCCGGATATGGCCGAAAACGGCGAGCCTGGTCAGGAAAAGAATATTAAAGTAGAATTGAAATTATTGGCAGATGTAGGACTTGTAGGATTTCCTAGCGTAGGAAAATCGACCTTTATATCTGTCGTTAGTGCCGCTAAGCCTAAAATTGCAGATTATCATTTTACAACTTTAGCCCCTAATCTTGGCGTGGTGGATACAAGTGACCAACGAAGTTTTGTAATGGCAGATTTGCCTGGATTAATTGAAGGTGCTCATGAGGGCGTTGGGTTAGGCCATCGTTTTCTTCGTCATATTGAGCGGACAAGAGTAATTGTTCATGTCGTTGATATGGCTAAAATAGAAGAAAGAGATCCATATGATGATTATGTGAAGATTAATCAGGAATTGAAAGAATACGATCCAAAATTAATGGATAGACCACAAATTATTGCAGCAAATAAGATGGATATGCCTGGTGCTGAAGAAAATTTACAGGACTTTAAAGAACAATTAGGAGAAGATTTACCAATTTATAAGATATCAGCACTTACAAAAGAAGGTTTACGAGATATCTTATTTGCAATTGCAGACACATTGGACGAGATTCCAAAAGTAGCAACCGAAATACAGCCTACAGAGGAAAAGGTTGTCTATCGTTATCAAGTAGAAGATGCCCCATTCCAAATATCGCGTGATCCGGATGGTGCGTTTGTTCTATCAGGTGAAAAAATTGAGAAACTATTTAAAATGACTGATTTCGCAAGAGATGAAGCTGTTCAGCGTTTTTCAAGGCAATTACGTGGTATGGGTGTTGACGAAGAATTACGAAAGCGGGGAGCGAATGATGGAGACACCATTCGATTATTGGATTTTGAATTTGAATTTATTGAATAA
- a CDS encoding Spo0B domain-containing protein yields the protein MESEQTLEVLQYYRHDLMNHLQIVQGYLSIGKAEKAEAKLKESMDHYNEERKLMSLNAPMFILWLIRFNTTYMNLRITYQIHTDNIDLRRIDKQLVEQCQDVITSLVKATDDTELYDLTLELNEIKKSSQIKVSLFIDEGDRLKLNLDQMEQNKTVHVNEITSGILCEFSIPCKV from the coding sequence ATGGAAAGTGAGCAAACTTTAGAAGTCTTACAATATTATAGACATGATTTAATGAACCATTTGCAAATTGTACAAGGCTATTTAAGTATAGGGAAAGCAGAAAAAGCAGAGGCTAAATTAAAAGAGAGTATGGATCATTATAATGAGGAACGTAAATTAATGAGCTTAAATGCACCTATGTTTATTTTATGGCTGATTCGTTTTAATACCACCTACATGAATTTACGCATAACCTATCAAATACATACAGACAATATAGATTTGCGACGTATAGATAAGCAGTTGGTAGAACAGTGTCAGGATGTTATAACGAGCCTTGTTAAAGCAACTGATGATACAGAGTTATATGATCTAACGCTGGAGCTTAATGAAATTAAAAAATCTTCACAAATAAAAGTTAGTCTTTTCATTGATGAAGGAGATCGTCTGAAACTAAATCTAGATCAGATGGAGCAAAATAAAACAGTACATGTAAACGAAATAACAAGTGGTATATTATGTGAATTTTCGATTCCATGTAAGGTATGA
- the rpmA gene encoding 50S ribosomal protein L27: MLRLDLQFFAQKKGAGSTKNGRDSESKRLGAKRADGQAVTGGSILYRQRGTKIYPGENVGIGKDDTLFSKVNGVVKFERYGRDRKKVSVYPEAQEA; encoded by the coding sequence ATGTTACGTCTAGATTTACAATTTTTCGCTCAGAAAAAAGGTGCAGGTAGTACAAAAAACGGACGCGATTCCGAATCTAAACGACTTGGTGCAAAACGTGCTGATGGCCAAGCTGTAACTGGTGGATCCATTTTATACCGTCAACGTGGTACAAAAATATATCCAGGTGAAAACGTGGGCATCGGTAAGGATGATACACTTTTCTCTAAGGTAAATGGTGTTGTGAAATTCGAACGTTACGGCCGTGATCGTAAAAAGGTAAGTGTCTATCCAGAAGCTCAAGAAGCTTAA
- a CDS encoding ribosomal-processing cysteine protease Prp — MIHVTVYRSNNEITAFELTGHAESGPYGYDLVCAGVSAVSIGAVNAVMQLCEADLNIEQGDEGGYLYVSLPRSLEKATMDNVQLLFEGMLISLQSIEMEYNQFMRIRNK; from the coding sequence ATGATTCATGTAACTGTATATCGATCAAATAATGAAATTACAGCATTTGAATTGACTGGACATGCTGAGAGTGGGCCATATGGATACGATTTAGTATGTGCAGGTGTTTCAGCTGTGTCCATTGGAGCAGTTAATGCTGTAATGCAATTATGTGAAGCAGACCTGAACATAGAACAGGGAGATGAAGGTGGCTATCTTTATGTTAGCCTTCCCCGTTCGTTGGAAAAAGCAACAATGGATAATGTTCAGCTCTTATTTGAAGGAATGCTAATTTCATTACAGTCAATTGAAATGGAATATAATCAGTTTATGAGGATACGAAATAAATAA
- the rplU gene encoding 50S ribosomal protein L21, producing the protein MYAIIETGGKQVKVTEGQEIYVEKVDTDSNDSVTFENVLFVGGDDVKVGAPYVEGASVTAKVEKHGRQKKLTVFKYKPKKNYSRKQGHRQPYTKLVIDKINL; encoded by the coding sequence ATGTACGCAATCATTGAAACAGGCGGTAAACAAGTAAAAGTAACTGAAGGTCAGGAAATCTACGTAGAAAAAGTTGATACAGATTCAAACGATTCTGTTACATTTGAAAATGTTCTTTTCGTAGGTGGAGACGATGTGAAAGTAGGGGCACCATATGTTGAAGGTGCGTCTGTAACTGCAAAAGTTGAAAAGCATGGTCGTCAGAAAAAACTTACTGTATTCAAATACAAGCCTAAGAAAAACTATTCTCGTAAGCAGGGTCATCGTCAACCATATACGAAATTAGTAATTGATAAAATTAACCTATAA
- a CDS encoding M50 family metallopeptidase — protein MLRDYVPKVHIHPVLMVFLVISFVTGTFMELAIILSIVLFHELGHYIVAKVFNWRIKGIMLWVFGGVMDTQEHGNKPIREEALVTIAGPFQHLIIYFLLFLLTPVGFVPSSVLELIFYYNTVILLFNLLPIWPLDGGKLLFLCLSAFSPYKKAYYWVILFSMAACLVIILFQLIFFPFTLSAFFIMLFLFMENRSEWKNRYYVFMRFLLNRYEGNTAVTAVSPILVESETPLKDVLGYFRRDNKHSIYITGPNNKRQSIDEGDCLLLFFHGKHYNKTIGELVYYIS, from the coding sequence ATGCTCCGTGATTATGTGCCTAAAGTCCATATTCATCCAGTATTAATGGTGTTTTTGGTTATCTCTTTTGTCACAGGTACATTTATGGAATTAGCTATCATTTTATCCATTGTATTGTTTCATGAACTTGGTCATTATATCGTAGCTAAGGTGTTTAATTGGCGAATTAAAGGAATTATGCTATGGGTGTTTGGTGGTGTCATGGATACACAAGAGCATGGGAATAAACCGATTCGGGAAGAAGCCCTTGTTACTATTGCCGGCCCATTTCAACATTTAATTATATATTTTCTTTTATTTTTATTGACGCCGGTTGGTTTCGTTCCTTCTTCTGTACTGGAATTAATTTTTTATTATAATACCGTAATCCTTCTATTTAATTTATTACCGATCTGGCCGTTGGATGGCGGAAAGCTTTTATTTTTATGCTTATCTGCATTTTCACCATATAAGAAAGCATATTATTGGGTTATTCTATTTTCAATGGCAGCGTGTTTAGTCATCATACTCTTTCAACTAATCTTTTTTCCATTTACATTAAGTGCGTTTTTCATTATGCTATTTCTTTTTATGGAAAACAGATCGGAATGGAAAAACCGGTATTATGTTTTCATGCGCTTTTTATTAAACCGTTATGAAGGAAATACAGCTGTTACAGCTGTAAGCCCCATCCTTGTGGAATCTGAAACACCGTTAAAGGATGTACTTGGTTATTTCAGACGTGATAATAAGCATTCCATTTACATTACAGGCCCAAATAACAAGCGACAATCTATTGACGAGGGTGATTGTTTGCTCCTGTTTTTTCATGGGAAGCATTATAATAAAACCATCGGTGAACTTGTCTACTATATTTCCTAG
- a CDS encoding M23 family metallopeptidase: MNKGVKKVRQSIEKRKKTRGLTTKEESKKQLFPPFPQEEEKHGYFPSFSDAAFESNTKSKVASGMILKGTLSVMLFFGVALLGQTDAGWLHKPKEWTSTALTQEFPFAKVNLWYQEAFGAPLALNPQQQNQEVAISDDDSLALPVSGSVTETFQVNGTGIMIAPEETSDVSALRDGVIIFAGNDQETNNTIVVQHPDGSESTYGYLSDVDVHLYQFVRSNQRIGQFTPTTANDTVYFSIEQENDYIDPVQVIQVDDAP; the protein is encoded by the coding sequence ATGAATAAAGGGGTTAAAAAAGTCCGTCAATCAATTGAAAAACGTAAGAAAACGCGTGGTTTGACTACGAAAGAAGAATCGAAGAAACAACTATTTCCGCCTTTCCCTCAAGAGGAAGAAAAGCATGGTTACTTTCCTAGCTTTTCAGATGCTGCATTTGAATCGAATACGAAAAGTAAAGTTGCTTCTGGTATGATTTTAAAAGGTACGTTGTCTGTCATGCTTTTTTTTGGTGTTGCTTTGCTGGGACAGACAGACGCAGGTTGGCTACATAAGCCAAAAGAATGGACAAGCACTGCACTGACACAGGAATTTCCTTTTGCTAAAGTGAATCTATGGTATCAGGAAGCGTTTGGTGCTCCATTAGCTCTTAATCCACAACAACAGAATCAAGAAGTCGCTATTAGCGATGATGATTCATTAGCATTGCCAGTAAGCGGGAGCGTAACGGAAACGTTTCAGGTTAATGGTACTGGAATCATGATAGCACCAGAAGAAACATCGGACGTATCAGCATTACGTGATGGTGTAATTATTTTTGCAGGAAATGATCAGGAAACAAATAATACAATAGTAGTTCAACATCCAGATGGGAGTGAATCAACCTATGGGTACCTAAGTGATGTTGATGTACATTTATACCAATTTGTAAGAAGTAACCAAAGAATAGGTCAGTTCACACCAACCACAGCTAACGATACGGTTTATTTTTCGATTGAACAAGAAAACGACTACATTGATCCGGTACAGGTGATCCAAGTTGACGATGCTCCGTGA